Proteins from one Algicella marina genomic window:
- a CDS encoding 2-hydroxyacid dehydrogenase, with translation MPGKNLRVVVTRKLPEPVETRLQELFDTRLAADDAPMNRDALAEAMASADVIVPTLGDRIDAGLLGQAGENLKLVANYGAGFDHIDVATALSRGIMVSNTPGVLAEDTADMAMALILGVPRRLKEGAALIQSGEWEGWAPTALMGHRISGKRLGILGMGRIGQAIARRARGFGLQIHYHNRTRLRTETEESLEATWWESLDQMLARVDILSVSVPHTPSTFHLLNARRLKLMKPTAYVVNTSRGEVIDENALTRQLRAGELAGAGLDVFENGHDINPRLKDLENVLLLPHMGSATEEGRLEMGEKVIINIKTFCDGHRPPDLVVPAML, from the coding sequence ATGCCAGGCAAGAATTTAAGGGTGGTTGTGACCAGAAAGCTACCGGAACCGGTGGAAACCCGCCTGCAGGAACTGTTCGACACCCGGCTCGCCGCCGACGACGCGCCCATGAACCGCGATGCCCTGGCGGAAGCCATGGCCTCCGCCGACGTCATCGTCCCCACCCTCGGAGACAGGATCGACGCGGGCCTCCTGGGCCAGGCGGGCGAGAACCTCAAGCTCGTCGCCAACTACGGGGCCGGCTTTGACCACATCGACGTTGCCACCGCCCTGTCCCGCGGCATCATGGTTTCCAACACCCCCGGTGTGCTGGCCGAGGATACCGCCGACATGGCGATGGCACTGATCCTCGGTGTGCCCCGCCGCCTGAAAGAAGGCGCCGCCCTCATCCAGTCCGGGGAATGGGAGGGTTGGGCGCCCACGGCCCTCATGGGCCACCGTATTTCCGGCAAACGCCTCGGCATTCTCGGCATGGGCCGCATCGGACAGGCCATCGCCCGCCGGGCCCGTGGTTTCGGCCTGCAAATTCACTACCACAACCGCACCCGCCTGCGGACAGAGACCGAGGAGTCGCTGGAAGCAACGTGGTGGGAAAGCCTCGACCAGATGCTGGCCCGCGTGGACATTCTCTCCGTTTCCGTGCCGCATACCCCTTCCACCTTCCACCTGCTGAACGCGCGGCGGCTGAAGCTGATGAAACCCACGGCCTATGTCGTCAACACCTCTCGCGGCGAGGTGATCGACGAGAACGCCCTCACCCGCCAGCTTCGCGCCGGTGAACTCGCAGGCGCGGGCCTCGACGTGTTCGAGAACGGCCATGACATCAATCCCCGCCTCAAGGATCTGGAAAATGTCCTGCTGTTGCCGCACATGGGCTCGGCCACGGAGGAGGGTCGCCTGGAAATGGGCGAGAAGGTGATTATCAACATCAAGACATTTTGCGATGGGCATCGCCCTCCGGACCTCGTGGTTCCCGCGATGCTCTGA
- a CDS encoding DeoR/GlpR family DNA-binding transcription regulator, which produces MHESDRHRVILSAVQDRALVTVVDLCALTGASEATVRRDINTLDERKKLRRVRGGAEALNTTPFVGLAGRPFALNETLHTPEKQAIAAAAVELCEDGEPIIINGGTTTFQMVHPLASRRMQVFTNSFPIAEHLLKNSKNTVMLSGGVIYREQNIILSPFDNDVTRNFYARRMFMGAQGIGPLGLMEGDPLLIQAEQKLIGQADELIVLVDSSKFENRSSLVLCPLNRIDTLITDEGISDRAAAMLEAAEVKLIVAPNVATQKEGAAS; this is translated from the coding sequence ATGCACGAAAGCGACCGCCACAGAGTGATCCTCTCTGCCGTTCAGGACAGAGCGCTGGTGACAGTGGTGGACCTGTGTGCGCTGACGGGTGCGTCGGAGGCAACGGTGCGGCGGGACATCAACACGCTGGATGAGCGCAAGAAGCTGCGGCGCGTGCGCGGCGGCGCGGAAGCACTGAACACAACGCCCTTCGTCGGGCTTGCGGGGCGGCCCTTCGCGCTGAACGAGACGCTGCACACACCGGAAAAGCAGGCGATTGCGGCGGCGGCGGTTGAATTGTGCGAGGATGGCGAACCGATCATCATCAACGGCGGCACCACGACCTTTCAGATGGTGCATCCACTGGCCTCGCGCCGGATGCAGGTGTTCACCAACTCCTTCCCGATCGCCGAGCATCTGCTGAAGAACAGCAAGAACACAGTGATGCTGTCGGGCGGGGTGATCTACCGCGAGCAGAACATTATCCTGTCGCCCTTCGACAATGACGTGACCCGCAATTTCTACGCGCGGCGCATGTTCATGGGCGCACAGGGCATCGGGCCGCTCGGCCTGATGGAGGGTGATCCATTGCTGATCCAGGCCGAGCAGAAGCTCATCGGGCAGGCCGATGAACTGATCGTGCTGGTGGACAGCTCCAAGTTCGAGAACCGCTCCAGCCTCGTGCTGTGCCCGCTGAACCGGATCGACACGCTAATCACCGACGAAGGCATCAGCGACCGCGCGGCAGCAATGCTTGAGGCGGCCGAGGTGAAACTGATCGTCGCGCCGAACGTCGCGACGCAGAAAGAAGGGGCGGCATCGTAA
- a CDS encoding pyridoxamine 5'-phosphate oxidase family protein, producing MGTAPKLNDTLRAFIAAQPMFFVATADTDGRVNVSPKGMDTLRVLSDHHIVWLNLSGSGNETAAHVQATGRMTLMFCAFEGEALILRTYGTARTIHPGCEGWDERAALFPRLAGSRQIFDLAIDLVQTSCGTGVPLMQFQQGRGEAELLPFFEELGPDGVRDYWARRNAETIDGKPTGILPS from the coding sequence ATGGGAACGGCCCCGAAACTCAACGACACCCTGCGCGCCTTCATCGCGGCGCAACCGATGTTCTTCGTCGCCACCGCCGACACGGACGGCCGCGTCAACGTCTCTCCCAAGGGCATGGACACTCTTCGGGTTCTTTCCGATCACCACATCGTCTGGCTGAATCTCTCCGGCAGCGGCAATGAAACCGCTGCCCACGTTCAGGCCACTGGCCGGATGACACTGATGTTCTGCGCCTTCGAGGGCGAGGCGCTGATACTGCGTACCTACGGCACCGCCCGCACCATCCATCCCGGCTGCGAAGGCTGGGACGAGCGCGCCGCCCTGTTCCCGCGCCTCGCCGGCAGCCGCCAGATCTTCGACCTCGCCATTGATCTCGTTCAGACCTCTTGCGGCACCGGTGTGCCGCTGATGCAGTTCCAACAGGGGCGCGGTGAGGCCGAACTCCTGCCGTTTTTCGAGGAACTGGGTCCGGATGGCGTGCGGGATTACTGGGCTCGCAGAAATGCCGAGACGATCGACGGCAAGCCCACCGGCATCCTCCCATCTTAA
- a CDS encoding bifunctional rhamnulose-1-phosphate aldolase/short-chain dehydrogenase, which translates to MSDRNAPPRLENLWDEAKANGMSEPEKLLYRSNLLGSDKRITNYGGGNTSAKVMETDPLIGEEVEVLWVKGSGGDVGSIKMDGFSTLYMEKLRALKGIYRGPEHEDEMVGYLPHCTFNLNPRAASIDTPLHAYVPRKHVDHMHPDAIIAIAAAKDSRALTREIFGAEIGWLPWKRPGYELGLWLEKFCQENPDAKGVVLESHGLFTWDDDARACYDLTLAIIQKAMDWFGERAATPFGGPIHTSLAPADRRAVAARLMPAIRGYVSGNQHMTGHFDDSDTVLKFVNAAQMPALAALGTSCPDHFLRTKIRPLVVDFDPANPDVDATLDGLSDAIAAYRDDYTDYYERCKHPDSPPLRDPNAVVYLIPGVGMITFAKDKATARISGEFYVNAINVMRGASAVSEYRGLPEQEAFDIEYWLLEEAKLQRMPKPKSLAGRIALVTGGAGGIGSATAQKYLAEGACVMLADIDAAALAETEKALQSAFSKDVVASVQMDVTDEGSVAAAFAATATTFGGLDILVSNAGIASSAPIEDTSLDLWNRNMSILSTGYFLASRAAFRLMHAQDIGGAIVFIASKNGLAASPNASAYCTAKASEIHLARCLALEGAPKGIRVNVVNPDAVLRGSKIWSGDWLKERAATYGKDKAGLEEHYRERSLLKRSVLPEDIAEAAYFLAADLSAKSTGNILNVDAGNVQSFTR; encoded by the coding sequence ATGTCCGACCGTAACGCCCCGCCGCGCCTTGAAAACCTGTGGGATGAGGCGAAGGCGAACGGCATGAGCGAGCCGGAAAAGCTGCTTTACCGCTCCAACCTGCTCGGCTCCGACAAGCGAATCACGAACTACGGCGGCGGCAACACATCCGCCAAGGTGATGGAGACGGACCCGCTGATCGGCGAAGAGGTGGAAGTGCTGTGGGTCAAAGGGTCCGGCGGCGATGTCGGTTCGATCAAGATGGACGGCTTTTCCACGCTCTACATGGAGAAGCTCCGCGCGCTGAAGGGCATCTATCGCGGGCCGGAGCACGAGGACGAGATGGTGGGCTACCTGCCGCACTGCACTTTCAACCTCAATCCCCGCGCCGCCTCGATCGACACACCGCTGCACGCCTATGTGCCGCGCAAACACGTCGACCACATGCACCCCGACGCGATCATCGCCATCGCGGCGGCGAAAGACAGCCGCGCGCTGACGCGGGAAATTTTCGGCGCGGAAATCGGCTGGCTGCCGTGGAAGCGCCCGGGCTATGAGCTTGGCCTCTGGCTGGAGAAATTCTGCCAGGAAAACCCCGATGCCAAGGGCGTTGTGCTCGAATCCCACGGTCTGTTCACCTGGGATGACGACGCGCGCGCCTGCTACGATCTCACCCTCGCCATTATCCAGAAGGCGATGGACTGGTTCGGCGAACGCGCCGCCACTCCCTTTGGCGGCCCCATCCACACATCGCTCGCCCCGGCGGACCGCCGCGCCGTTGCCGCCCGCCTGATGCCAGCCATTCGCGGCTATGTTTCCGGTAACCAGCACATGACCGGCCACTTCGACGACAGCGACACCGTGCTCAAATTCGTCAACGCGGCGCAAATGCCCGCCCTCGCGGCGCTCGGCACCTCCTGCCCCGACCACTTCCTGCGCACCAAGATCCGACCGCTGGTCGTCGATTTCGACCCGGCAAACCCGGATGTGGACGCCACGCTCGACGGTCTCTCCGACGCCATCGCCGCGTATCGCGACGATTACACCGACTACTACGAGCGCTGCAAACACCCCGACTCGCCGCCCCTGCGCGACCCCAACGCCGTGGTCTACCTGATCCCCGGCGTCGGCATGATCACCTTCGCCAAGGACAAGGCCACAGCCCGCATCTCGGGCGAGTTCTACGTCAACGCGATCAACGTCATGCGCGGCGCATCTGCCGTCTCCGAATACCGCGGCCTGCCGGAGCAGGAGGCGTTCGACATCGAATACTGGCTGCTGGAGGAAGCGAAGCTTCAACGGATGCCGAAGCCCAAGTCGCTGGCGGGCCGCATCGCCCTCGTCACCGGCGGCGCGGGCGGCATCGGCTCGGCCACCGCGCAGAAATACCTCGCCGAAGGCGCGTGCGTGATGCTGGCCGATATCGACGCGGCAGCGCTGGCGGAAACCGAAAAGGCGCTGCAATCGGCCTTCTCGAAAGACGTGGTGGCCAGTGTCCAAATGGATGTGACGGATGAAGGCAGCGTCGCCGCCGCCTTCGCCGCCACCGCCACCACCTTCGGCGGGCTCGACATCCTCGTCTCCAACGCCGGCATCGCCAGTTCCGCCCCGATCGAGGACACCTCCCTCGACCTCTGGAACCGCAACATGTCGATCCTCTCGACCGGCTACTTCCTCGCCAGCCGCGCCGCCTTCCGCCTGATGCACGCGCAGGATATCGGCGGCGCCATCGTGTTCATCGCCTCCAAGAACGGCCTCGCCGCCTCGCCCAACGCCTCGGCCTACTGCACCGCCAAGGCGTCCGAGATCCACCTCGCCCGCTGCCTCGCCCTCGAAGGCGCGCCCAAGGGCATCCGTGTCAACGTGGTGAACCCCGACGCGGTGCTGCGCGGCTCCAAGATCTGGTCGGGCGACTGGCTGAAGGAGCGGGCGGCCACCTACGGCAAGGACAAGGCGGGGCTGGAGGAACACTATCGCGAGCGCTCGCTGCTCAAGCGCTCCGTCCTGCCCGAGGATATCGCCGAGGCCGCCTATTTCCTCGCCGCCGACCTCTCGGCCAAATCGACCGGCAACATCCTGAATGTCGATGCCGGCAACGTCCAGTCGTTCACGAGGTAA
- a CDS encoding MaoC family dehydratase, giving the protein MLDQNRHNHPTGTICIEDLSIGLSRSLSKEITDRDIELFAEISTDHNPVHLDDDYAEDTIFGGRIAHGMLTASLISAVIGEQLPGHGTVYLGQNLRFMAPVRPGDRVTAEVTVREIDYAKRRVSLDCRCTVGDTVVLKGDALVLAPSAKFD; this is encoded by the coding sequence ATGCTCGACCAGAACCGCCACAACCACCCAACGGGCACGATCTGTATCGAGGATCTTTCCATTGGCCTCTCCCGTTCCCTCTCCAAGGAGATCACTGATCGCGATATCGAGCTGTTCGCCGAGATTTCGACAGATCACAACCCGGTCCACCTCGACGATGACTATGCCGAAGACACCATTTTCGGCGGCCGCATCGCCCACGGAATGCTGACCGCGTCCCTGATTTCCGCCGTGATCGGCGAGCAATTGCCCGGTCACGGCACCGTGTACCTCGGCCAGAACCTGCGGTTCATGGCACCCGTCCGCCCCGGTGATCGGGTGACGGCAGAGGTCACGGTGCGGGAAATTGACTACGCCAAGCGCCGTGTGTCCCTTGATTGCCGTTGCACCGTGGGCGATACCGTGGTTCTGAAAGGCGACGCGCTGGTTCTCGCGCCCAGCGCCAAGTTTGACTGA
- a CDS encoding SH3 domain-containing protein, protein MAAVAATFLAVSGQAGEQAFGPVTKLPMPRYVSIKAAEANARRGPSTEHRIDWVFQRRHLPVQITAEYGHWRRIRDQDGASGWVHYALLSGARFVTVTEDQAALRRGPADSAEVLARAELGVVARLGKCVPAWCEVKAGGYRGWIAKGEIWGVGAGEIRD, encoded by the coding sequence ATGGCGGCCGTGGCCGCTACCTTTTTGGCGGTGTCCGGGCAGGCCGGTGAACAGGCTTTCGGGCCGGTGACCAAGCTGCCGATGCCGCGCTATGTTTCCATCAAGGCGGCGGAGGCCAACGCGCGGCGCGGGCCATCGACCGAGCATCGGATCGACTGGGTTTTCCAGCGGCGGCACCTGCCGGTGCAGATTACCGCAGAATATGGCCACTGGCGGCGGATCCGTGATCAGGACGGGGCGAGCGGCTGGGTGCACTACGCCCTGCTGTCGGGGGCGCGATTCGTGACCGTAACCGAGGATCAGGCCGCACTGCGCCGCGGCCCGGCGGACAGTGCCGAGGTGTTGGCGCGGGCGGAGTTGGGCGTTGTCGCCCGGCTGGGCAAATGCGTGCCGGCCTGGTGCGAGGTGAAGGCCGGAGGTTACCGCGGCTGGATCGCCAAGGGGGAGATCTGGGGTGTCGGGGCAGGGGAAATCCGCGACTGA
- a CDS encoding bifunctional riboflavin kinase/FAD synthetase: MHRHKDPYSLAPAHKGASVAMGNFDGVHRGHRTVIDLALAHGGGAPLGIVTFEPHPRSFFAAGAPPFRLMNADTRAHRLEKIGVQELYEIPFDATLSSLSAEEFVDRVLVEALGIAHVVVGADFCFGKGRSGTAQMLAEMGAARGFGVTIAPLVTEDAQAISSTAIRKALTDGRPEDAAAMLGHWHRIDGPVIHGAKRGRDLGFPTANLAVEDLHLPRFGVYAVLFDVLDGPHKGSYQGAASIGSRPMFGENRPNLETYVLDFKGDLYGAEVSVALVSFERPEMKFDSLDALVAQMKRDVDACRTSLAPHFGRP, encoded by the coding sequence ATGCACCGCCACAAGGATCCCTACTCCCTCGCCCCGGCCCATAAAGGCGCTTCCGTCGCCATGGGCAATTTTGACGGCGTTCACCGCGGCCATCGCACGGTAATCGACCTCGCGCTTGCCCATGGCGGCGGCGCGCCGCTCGGCATCGTGACGTTCGAGCCCCATCCCCGCAGCTTCTTCGCCGCCGGTGCGCCGCCCTTTCGGCTGATGAACGCCGATACCCGCGCCCACCGGCTGGAGAAGATCGGCGTGCAGGAACTCTATGAAATTCCGTTCGACGCCACCCTCTCCAGCCTCTCGGCAGAGGAATTTGTCGACCGGGTGCTGGTGGAGGCACTGGGCATCGCCCATGTCGTCGTCGGAGCCGATTTCTGCTTCGGCAAGGGCCGCTCCGGCACCGCGCAAATGCTGGCGGAAATGGGCGCAGCCAGGGGCTTCGGCGTTACCATCGCGCCCCTCGTCACCGAGGACGCCCAGGCGATCTCCTCAACCGCCATCCGCAAGGCGCTGACGGACGGTCGGCCCGAGGACGCGGCGGCGATGCTCGGCCATTGGCACCGCATCGACGGCCCGGTGATCCACGGCGCCAAACGCGGCCGCGATCTCGGATTCCCCACGGCCAACCTCGCGGTCGAAGATCTGCACCTTCCACGCTTCGGCGTCTATGCGGTGCTGTTTGATGTCCTCGATGGGCCGCACAAGGGCAGCTACCAGGGCGCGGCGTCAATCGGCAGCCGGCCGATGTTCGGCGAGAACCGCCCGAATCTCGAAACCTACGTTCTCGATTTCAAGGGCGATCTCTATGGCGCGGAGGTTTCCGTGGCCCTCGTCAGTTTCGAACGACCGGAAATGAAATTCGACAGTCTCGACGCGCTCGTCGCCCAGATGAAGCGCGATGTCGATGCCTGCCGCACCAGCCTCGCACCCCATTTCGGCAGGCCCTAG
- the rhaI gene encoding L-rhamnose catabolism isomerase: protein MIAQDILDESNAAVSTDHDADYAALGDHLARRGIDIAAIAGQVAGYGVAVPSWGVGTGGTRFARFPGKGEPRHIFDKLADCGVINQLTRATPSVSLHVPWDDAPAADLLAAGEAAGLSFDAMNSNTFQDQPDQPYSYKFGSLSHTDAATRAQAVEHNLHCIELGQAIGSKALTVWIGDGSNFPGQSNFTKQFERYLASASEIYNSLPADWSLFTEHKMYEPAFYSTVVQDWGTNLMIAQHLGPKAKCLVDLGHHAPNVNIEMIVARLIHAGKLGGFHFNDSKYGDDDLDTAAIDPYRLFLVFNELVEAETDPAFDPAHMLDQSHNVTDPIESLMSSAMEVQRAYAQALLVDRVALAGYQESNDALMASRTLKVAFRTDVDPILAEARRSRGGAIDPIAAYRLSGYRARVAAERPEVSGAGGGIV, encoded by the coding sequence ATGATCGCGCAAGACATCCTTGACGAAAGCAATGCAGCCGTCAGTACGGACCACGATGCCGATTACGCTGCTCTGGGCGATCATCTCGCCCGGCGCGGTATCGACATCGCGGCCATTGCCGGGCAGGTCGCCGGGTATGGTGTGGCCGTGCCAAGTTGGGGGGTTGGCACCGGCGGCACCCGGTTCGCCCGTTTCCCGGGCAAAGGCGAGCCGCGTCATATATTCGACAAGCTGGCGGATTGCGGAGTGATCAATCAGCTTACCCGTGCCACCCCTTCGGTCTCGTTGCACGTACCTTGGGACGATGCCCCGGCGGCAGACCTGCTGGCAGCCGGCGAGGCGGCGGGTCTGAGCTTCGACGCGATGAATTCCAACACGTTTCAGGACCAGCCCGATCAGCCATACAGTTACAAGTTCGGCTCTCTCTCGCACACCGATGCAGCCACCCGCGCACAGGCGGTGGAGCACAACCTCCACTGTATCGAACTGGGGCAGGCCATCGGCTCCAAGGCGCTGACCGTCTGGATCGGCGACGGCTCCAACTTCCCGGGCCAGAGCAATTTCACCAAACAGTTCGAGCGCTATCTTGCGTCGGCATCGGAAATCTACAACAGCCTGCCTGCCGACTGGTCGCTGTTCACCGAACACAAGATGTACGAGCCTGCGTTCTATTCGACGGTGGTGCAGGACTGGGGCACCAATCTGATGATTGCCCAGCACCTCGGGCCGAAGGCCAAATGCCTGGTCGATCTGGGTCATCACGCGCCGAATGTGAACATAGAGATGATCGTCGCCCGCCTCATCCACGCGGGCAAACTCGGCGGATTCCATTTCAACGACAGCAAGTACGGCGACGATGATCTCGATACTGCCGCCATTGATCCCTACCGCCTGTTCCTCGTCTTCAACGAGTTGGTGGAGGCGGAGACCGACCCGGCTTTCGACCCGGCGCACATGCTCGATCAGAGCCACAACGTGACCGACCCGATCGAGAGCCTGATGTCGTCGGCGATGGAGGTGCAGCGCGCCTATGCCCAGGCGTTGCTGGTCGACCGTGTGGCATTGGCGGGCTACCAGGAAAGCAATGATGCACTGATGGCCAGCCGGACACTGAAAGTAGCATTCCGGACGGATGTGGACCCGATCCTCGCGGAGGCTCGCCGAAGCCGTGGCGGCGCCATCGACCCCATCGCCGCCTATCGCCTCTCCGGCTATCGGGCGCGGGTGGCGGCTGAGCGCCCAGAGGTTAGCGGCGCGGGCGGCGGGATCGTCTAG
- the rhaS gene encoding rhamnose ABC transporter substrate-binding protein, with amino-acid sequence MSVMKKILSTVAVAATFAAGTAQAEDVRIALVVKALGIGFFEAAAKGAEQAAEELGDVEIIYTGPTDTTAEGQIEVINALIAQNVDAIAVSANDTDALVPALKKAMQRGITVISWDSGVAPEGRQLHLTPSSNPLIGNMIIKLAADHLPEGGDVAVLSATTTSTNQNVWIEEMNKVLPNYDGINVVATVYGDDLADKSYREATGLMQSYPDLDAIIAPTSVGIVAAAQAVVDAGKVGQVNVTGLGLPSEMAGAIESGASQSFAIWNPIDLGYSAAMLAYELSKNGVEAGPGAEIPMGRMGTLTLDENSEGAMADPFVYDASNIDEFKGIF; translated from the coding sequence ATGAGTGTAATGAAGAAGATACTTTCGACGGTGGCCGTCGCGGCCACCTTTGCAGCCGGAACCGCTCAGGCAGAAGACGTGCGCATCGCGCTGGTGGTGAAGGCGCTGGGCATCGGCTTCTTCGAGGCGGCCGCGAAGGGCGCCGAGCAGGCGGCGGAGGAACTCGGCGACGTGGAGATCATCTACACCGGCCCGACCGATACAACCGCCGAGGGTCAGATCGAGGTCATCAACGCATTGATCGCGCAGAACGTCGACGCGATCGCCGTGTCGGCCAACGACACCGACGCGCTGGTGCCGGCGCTGAAGAAGGCGATGCAGCGTGGAATCACGGTGATTTCGTGGGATTCGGGCGTAGCGCCCGAAGGGCGGCAACTGCATCTCACCCCCTCCTCCAACCCGCTGATCGGCAACATGATCATCAAGTTGGCCGCCGACCACCTGCCCGAGGGCGGTGACGTGGCGGTGCTTTCTGCAACGACGACCTCCACCAACCAGAATGTCTGGATCGAGGAGATGAACAAGGTGCTGCCGAACTACGATGGCATCAACGTCGTGGCGACCGTCTATGGCGACGATCTGGCCGACAAGAGCTACCGCGAGGCGACCGGCCTGATGCAGAGCTACCCCGATCTCGACGCGATCATCGCGCCGACCTCGGTGGGCATCGTGGCCGCGGCGCAGGCCGTGGTGGATGCCGGCAAGGTGGGGCAGGTGAACGTGACGGGCCTCGGCCTGCCGTCCGAGATGGCGGGTGCCATCGAAAGCGGCGCGTCGCAATCCTTCGCGATCTGGAACCCGATCGACCTCGGCTATTCCGCCGCGATGCTGGCCTATGAACTGAGCAAGAACGGCGTGGAAGCCGGGCCGGGCGCGGAAATTCCGATGGGCCGGATGGGCACGCTGACGCTGGACGAGAACAGCGAGGGCGCGATGGCGGACCCGTTCGTCTACGATGCGTCCAACATTGACGAGTTCAAGGGCATCTTCTGA
- a CDS encoding TraB/GumN family protein, whose protein sequence is MRLATALVTLALAATPGLAQIADRALCEPETIVRDENLLPPELWEEVAERGAAIPNGTGRLWRITTGEGAVSHLWGTMHSPDPRISNPPPILRDLIATADTVMLEYIAADISQHQAEAQLAPPDYSALTPNNLFDTMPAEAATGLAMRLRQLGYAEGHATALDPSFLLFVLLGHPCTDRLTMAGYPIQDTRIELLGADAGAALIALDPPDLLTSYAHDPQWTEEFAATVTLFALWQLEQSGVATAYDYYLSGRIGEMLAFDTVHTASIFPNIDVAGLTLRSDGFILGHRNENMAKRALPVLRRGNAVLAAGAFHLPGDSGLVEILRRHGFTVERVRVPGEAP, encoded by the coding sequence ATGCGCCTTGCCACAGCCCTCGTGACGCTGGCACTAGCCGCCACACCCGGCCTCGCCCAGATCGCGGACCGTGCCCTGTGCGAGCCGGAAACCATCGTGCGGGACGAGAACCTCCTGCCGCCCGAACTCTGGGAAGAGGTGGCGGAGCGGGGCGCGGCCATCCCGAACGGCACAGGCAGGCTCTGGCGCATCACGACGGGCGAAGGTGCCGTCTCCCACCTCTGGGGCACTATGCACAGCCCAGACCCGCGCATCTCCAACCCGCCCCCCATCCTGCGCGACTTGATCGCCACAGCTGACACGGTGATGCTCGAATACATTGCCGCCGACATTTCCCAGCATCAGGCGGAGGCTCAACTTGCCCCGCCGGATTATTCGGCGCTTACCCCCAACAATCTATTCGACACCATGCCTGCGGAGGCCGCGACGGGCCTCGCCATGCGCCTCCGCCAATTGGGTTACGCCGAAGGCCATGCCACAGCCCTCGACCCCAGTTTTCTGCTCTTTGTGCTTCTCGGCCACCCCTGCACAGACAGGCTGACAATGGCGGGCTACCCGATTCAGGACACTCGCATCGAACTTCTCGGCGCCGACGCCGGGGCCGCACTCATCGCCCTCGATCCGCCGGATCTGCTGACATCTTATGCGCATGATCCGCAATGGACCGAAGAATTTGCCGCCACCGTCACCCTTTTCGCTCTCTGGCAACTGGAACAGTCAGGTGTGGCCACCGCCTATGATTACTACCTCTCCGGTCGCATCGGCGAGATGCTGGCCTTCGACACCGTCCATACTGCCAGCATATTTCCCAACATCGACGTTGCGGGACTGACCCTCCGGTCCGACGGCTTCATTCTCGGCCACCGCAACGAGAACATGGCAAAGCGAGCCCTGCCCGTCCTGCGACGTGGCAACGCCGTACTGGCCGCCGGTGCCTTCCATTTGCCGGGCGACTCGGGATTGGTCGAGATCCTTCGCAGGCACGGTTTCACCGTCGAGAGGGTTCGGGTACCCGGTGAAGCACCCTGA
- a CDS encoding TIGR01459 family HAD-type hydrolase encodes MTPIISSLSEIGHRYDVLFCDLWGCFHNGVTVFPDAVAALQSFRQSGGTVVLVTNSPRPRASVASQIADMGAPDDSYDAIASSGDAAQSAMAAGHYGRKVFHIGPERDLPFFTDETGTPYDIERVPLEEAEGIVCTGLFDDRTETPDDYRLIIATGVNRGLKMLCANPDVIVDVGDQRIYCAGAIAEAYAAAGGTAHYYGKPHAPIYQLARLRAEQARGEEIRDQNILCIGDGIQTDVKGAVGEGLDVLFIAGGLAAEETGMSDGTPDASRTEAYLAEARLTATAAMGFLR; translated from the coding sequence ATGACCCCTATCATCTCCTCGCTCTCCGAGATCGGCCACCGCTACGACGTTCTGTTCTGCGACCTGTGGGGTTGCTTTCACAACGGCGTCACGGTCTTCCCCGACGCCGTCGCCGCTCTTCAGTCGTTCCGGCAATCTGGCGGAACTGTCGTGCTCGTCACGAACTCGCCCCGCCCCCGCGCTTCCGTCGCAAGCCAGATCGCGGACATGGGCGCGCCGGACGACAGCTACGACGCCATCGCGTCTTCCGGTGATGCCGCCCAGTCGGCAATGGCCGCCGGCCACTACGGGCGCAAGGTCTTTCACATCGGGCCGGAACGGGACCTGCCCTTCTTCACTGACGAAACGGGCACGCCCTATGACATAGAGCGGGTTCCGCTGGAGGAAGCCGAAGGTATCGTTTGCACCGGCCTGTTCGACGACCGCACGGAAACGCCGGACGATTACCGCCTGATCATCGCTACCGGCGTCAATCGCGGGCTCAAAATGCTTTGCGCCAACCCCGACGTCATCGTCGATGTCGGCGACCAGCGCATCTATTGTGCCGGCGCTATCGCCGAGGCTTACGCCGCAGCCGGCGGCACCGCCCACTACTACGGCAAACCTCACGCCCCGATCTATCAGCTTGCCCGCCTCCGGGCCGAACAGGCCCGAGGCGAGGAAATTCGCGACCAGAACATTCTCTGCATCGGCGACGGCATCCAGACCGACGTGAAAGGCGCCGTCGGCGAGGGGCTCGACGTGCTGTTCATCGCCGGTGGTCTTGCTGCCGAGGAGACCGGTATGTCCGACGGCACGCCGGACGCATCCAGGACGGAGGCCTATCTCGCCGAGGCCCGGCTGACAGCGACGGCGGCCATGGGCTTCCTTCGCTGA